One Gemmatimonadota bacterium genomic window, TTTGGCGGTACAACGTTTGGGTTCACCTGCAGCCGAAGGCTATCGCGCGAGCGGAGCGAGCGTACCATAACTCGGCTGACTGGTGCAACCCTCTGTTATGCGACGCGCAGGGGCTTGATGCGCGCGACGTCGTCCTTGATCGCTTGTCCGGCCTCCCAGAGATCGACACTGCGCTGGGCGTTGAGCCAGAACTCTGCGCTGTTGCCGAAGAGCCGGGAGAGCCGGAGCGCCATCTCAGGACTGAGCGCGCGCCGCTCGCGGAGCAGTTCGTTGACGGACTGCCGGGACACGCCTAACGCCTCCGCCAGCCCGGCGACGGTGAGCGCGTAGTCGGGCATGAAGTCCTCGCGGAGCATCTCCCCCGGGTGGGTGGGCCGCCGCTTCATGGTACGGGGATGCGGGATACTCATGCGAAGCACTCCAGCCTAGTGATAGTCGCACACCCGACGTCGTAGGCATCGCCGTCGACAAAGCGGAAACAAATGCGCCACTGATCGTTCACGGCAATCGCATGCTGGCCCTGCCGATCGCCGCGCAGCGCATGCAGGCGATTGCCGGGGGGCACTTTCAGGTCGTCGAGGGACGTCGCCAGGTCCACGTACTCCAGCTTGCGCCGCGCGGCGGGCCACGTCGGGCGGAAAGCGCTTGGCCGCGCCCGTGGCAAACAGGTCCTGCGTGCGTTTGTCGGCGAACGACTTGATCACGCGTC contains:
- a CDS encoding HigA family addiction module antidote protein: MSIPHPRTMKRRPTHPGEMLREDFMPDYALTVAGLAEALGVSRQSVNELLRERRALSPEMALRLSRLFGNSAEFWLNAQRSVDLWEAGQAIKDDVARIKPLRVA